A single Microbaculum marinisediminis DNA region contains:
- a CDS encoding helix-turn-helix domain-containing protein translates to MAKSDKKVVNTARLKESDLSRFVGQCLRGLRELAGLTQSDLAVRLNVGQAAISKIESRGDVKISSLKKYVEALGANIRIEAVFGPGSRPAYNRARAFDFYIASDEKIVFPILGGDIFKPRRDVVLSVRPIYSEKILEGKKTVELRRRFPISAASGTVAYIYSTSPVRAMVGSAQIDDVIKMPVKEIWDRFGGMAQIDRVEFESYFEGVRDGVALKISNARAFSRPKNLDELRQRFGFEPPQSFLYVSQILRVALENECADVSD, encoded by the coding sequence ATGGCCAAGTCTGACAAGAAAGTAGTCAACACCGCACGCTTAAAGGAGAGCGATCTTAGCCGCTTCGTTGGTCAGTGCCTTAGGGGGCTTCGCGAATTGGCCGGCTTAACGCAATCAGACTTGGCGGTGCGCTTGAATGTGGGCCAGGCAGCGATCTCAAAGATTGAAAGTCGCGGCGATGTCAAGATTTCTTCCTTGAAAAAATACGTAGAGGCGCTAGGGGCTAATATTCGTATAGAAGCGGTCTTTGGTCCGGGTTCCCGGCCAGCGTATAACCGTGCGCGTGCATTTGATTTTTATATTGCGAGCGATGAGAAGATAGTATTTCCAATACTTGGAGGTGATATATTCAAACCGAGGCGCGATGTGGTATTGAGTGTTCGGCCGATATACTCTGAAAAAATTCTCGAAGGAAAAAAAACCGTTGAATTGCGTCGGCGGTTCCCGATTTCGGCGGCGAGTGGAACGGTTGCCTACATATACTCGACATCACCGGTGCGTGCGATGGTTGGCAGTGCCCAGATTGATGATGTAATAAAGATGCCTGTCAAAGAAATATGGGATCGATTTGGGGGGATGGCTCAGATTGATAGGGTGGAGTTTGAGAGCTATTTCGAGGGGGTAAGAGACGGAGTTGCGCTTAAGATCTCAAATGCGCGCGCGTTCTCGCGCCCTAAAAATCTTGATGAGCTGAGGCAACGGTTTGGTTTTGAGCCGCCACAATCTTTCCTATACGTTTCTCAAATTCTTCGAGTGGCCTTAGAAAATGAGTGCGCAGACGTATCTGATTGA
- a CDS encoding MATE family efflux transporter has protein sequence MSTVRPFEVTHRGVLAIAVPMTIAYLSTPMLGIVDTAVIGQLGRADLLGGIAVGAIIFDILFTTFNFLRSGTTGLTAQALGADDRTGQTAALYRAALVGLIAGVLVIVLQAPVLGASLLLMGASGPVEAAVREYFAIRVIGAPFALFNYAILGWFLGLGRARTGLALQLLLNGLNMALNALFVLWFDWGVAGVAWGTVIGETVTAVAGGLVAARALGAGAFIPWSAVMEKTGLIRTFAVNRDIMIRSFSLLFAFALFTSAGAREGDVVLAANAILMNFFLLGGYFLDGFATAAETLAGRAIGARYRPAFARAVNLTLVWGFALAGALSLVLLLAGPAFVDLMTTSPEVRDAARVFLVWAALTPLFGVAAFQFDGVFIGATWSDDMRNMMLVSLVVYVVVWQLATPWLGNHGLWLALATFLITRGATLAARYPVRLARTFG, from the coding sequence ATGTCGACCGTCCGCCCCTTCGAGGTCACCCATCGCGGGGTGCTCGCCATCGCCGTGCCGATGACGATCGCCTATCTGTCGACGCCGATGCTCGGCATCGTCGATACGGCGGTGATCGGCCAGCTCGGCCGCGCCGACCTGCTCGGCGGCATCGCCGTCGGCGCCATCATCTTCGACATCCTGTTCACCACCTTCAACTTCCTGCGCTCGGGCACGACGGGCCTCACCGCCCAGGCGCTGGGCGCCGACGACAGGACCGGCCAGACCGCCGCGCTCTATCGCGCCGCCCTCGTCGGCCTGATCGCCGGCGTCCTGGTGATCGTGCTGCAGGCGCCCGTCCTGGGCGCGTCGCTGCTGCTGATGGGGGCGAGCGGGCCGGTGGAGGCCGCGGTGCGCGAGTATTTCGCGATCCGCGTGATCGGCGCGCCGTTCGCGCTGTTCAACTACGCCATACTCGGCTGGTTCCTGGGCCTGGGGCGGGCGCGCACCGGACTGGCGCTCCAGCTCCTTCTCAACGGCCTGAACATGGCGCTCAACGCGCTCTTCGTGCTCTGGTTCGACTGGGGCGTGGCCGGCGTGGCCTGGGGCACGGTGATCGGCGAGACCGTCACCGCGGTCGCGGGCGGGCTCGTCGCGGCGCGGGCACTCGGCGCCGGCGCCTTCATCCCGTGGTCGGCGGTGATGGAGAAGACCGGGCTGATCCGCACCTTCGCGGTCAACCGCGACATCATGATCCGCTCGTTCTCGCTGCTGTTCGCCTTCGCGCTGTTCACCTCCGCCGGAGCGCGCGAGGGCGACGTGGTGCTGGCGGCGAATGCGATCCTGATGAACTTCTTCCTGCTCGGCGGCTACTTCCTCGACGGCTTCGCCACCGCCGCGGAGACGCTGGCGGGGCGCGCCATCGGCGCGCGCTACCGGCCGGCGTTTGCCCGCGCGGTCAACCTGACGCTCGTCTGGGGCTTCGCGCTCGCCGGGGCGCTGAGCCTGGTCCTGCTGCTGGCCGGTCCGGCGTTCGTCGACCTGATGACGACGAGCCCCGAGGTGCGCGACGCCGCGCGCGTCTTCCTGGTCTGGGCTGCGCTGACGCCGCTGTTCGGCGTCGCCGCCTTCCAGTTCGACGGCGTGTTCATCGGCGCCACGTGGTCGGACGACATGCGCAACATGATGCTGGTGTCGCTGGTCGTCTACGTCGTCGTCTGGCAGCTCGCCACGCCCTGGCTCGGCAATCACGGCCTGTGGCTGGCGCTGGCGACGTTCCTGATCACGCGGGGTGCCACGCTGGCTGCGCGGTATCCGGTGCGGCTGGCGCGGACGTTTGGGTGA
- a CDS encoding tellurite resistance TerB family protein: MTKSVSPQEALIYVMVTMSAADRTMTDNELLRIGGIVQNLPAFRAFDTERLVAVAEDCGALLNEDDSLDKVLDLVAETLPPKFYDTAYALAVDVAAADLDVEQEELRLLQLLRDRFDLDPLVCAAIERGARARFRTL; the protein is encoded by the coding sequence ATGACCAAGTCGGTGAGCCCCCAGGAAGCGCTCATCTATGTGATGGTGACCATGTCGGCCGCCGACCGCACGATGACGGACAACGAACTGCTGCGCATCGGCGGGATCGTGCAGAACCTGCCGGCCTTCCGCGCGTTCGACACGGAACGGCTGGTCGCCGTCGCCGAGGATTGCGGCGCGCTCTTGAACGAGGACGACAGCCTGGACAAGGTGCTCGACCTCGTCGCCGAGACGCTGCCGCCGAAGTTCTACGACACCGCCTACGCGCTGGCCGTCGACGTGGCCGCCGCCGACCTGGACGTGGAGCAGGAGGAACTGCGCCTGCTGCAGCTCCTCAGGGACCGCTTCGATCTCGATCCGCTGGTCTGCGCGGCGATCGAACGCGGCGCGCGGGCCCGGTTCCGCACCCTCTAG
- the catB gene encoding type B chloramphenicol O-acetyltransferase produces the protein MDTIFESPFRGIPLDRQVTNPNIVVGRYSYYSGYYHGHGFDDCARFLLPDDGVDRLIIGSFCSIGSGAAFIMAGNQGHRADWISTFPFHWMAEVPAFAGAANGYRPAGDTVIGNDVWIGSEAIVMPGVTIGDGAVIGTRALVTRDVAPYTIVGGNPAKPIRTRFDDAAIARLVDMAWWDWPDDWLGEAMALLTSGDVDGLHRYWTAKTGGA, from the coding sequence ATGGACACCATCTTCGAAAGCCCGTTCCGGGGCATCCCCCTGGACCGGCAGGTCACCAATCCGAACATCGTCGTCGGCCGCTACAGCTACTATTCGGGCTACTATCACGGCCACGGCTTCGACGACTGCGCCCGCTTCCTGCTGCCCGACGACGGGGTGGACCGGCTGATCATCGGCAGCTTCTGCTCGATCGGCTCGGGCGCGGCCTTCATCATGGCGGGCAACCAGGGCCACCGGGCCGACTGGATCAGCACCTTTCCGTTCCACTGGATGGCCGAGGTGCCGGCCTTCGCCGGGGCGGCCAACGGCTATCGGCCCGCCGGCGACACCGTGATCGGCAACGACGTGTGGATCGGCTCCGAGGCCATCGTCATGCCCGGCGTCACCATCGGCGACGGCGCGGTGATCGGAACGCGGGCGCTGGTGACGCGCGACGTGGCGCCCTACACCATCGTCGGCGGCAACCCGGCAAAGCCGATCCGCACGCGCTTCGACGACGCGGCGATCGCCCGCCTCGTGGACATGGCCTGGTGGGACTGGCCCGACGACTGGCTGGGCGAGGCGATGGCGCTGCTGACCAGCGGCGACGTCGACGGCCTGCACCGCTACTGGACGGCAAAGACAGGCGGGGCCTGA
- a CDS encoding GNAT family N-acetyltransferase: MSAQTYLIDTNVIIGLEDNRQVQPAFAALLSTAAKYKVDVMVHEAARDDIQRDRDVVRRNISLSKLRKFQFLRKVRGLETAELERKFGPLGRPNDIVDATLLDAVERGVADFLVTEDRRLHERARRVSPELGRRVLYVADAVQLLRTTYEAVAAPVRYVEEVYANEIQLTDDIFSSLREDYPSFDQWWREKCVHERRVCWAVFDEGLAGLIVRKDETASDTDATIKAKKILKICTFKVRPEKRGVKLGELLLKKVFWFAQINRYNLAYITTYKTQSALIDLLEYYGFQNTATKRDGELIYEKPFSQGPLLPVAGTSNFELGRLNYPRFVTGCGVRAFGIPIKEGYHDTLYPDLRNPKQADLFETLGVGLGPKRPGNTIRKVYLCRASASLGPPGSLLMFYKGKSRNPPSQALTAIGIFEESSVASSTKDLMLLTGGRSVYSEAELEMWKATEGRPVKVINYLLVAYIEPAVSLEELRILGVMPGHPPQSIFRIRNRHLEDLIGKIDLGFSPWQPKL; the protein is encoded by the coding sequence ATGAGTGCGCAGACGTATCTGATTGATACGAATGTCATTATTGGCCTAGAAGATAATCGCCAAGTTCAACCTGCTTTCGCAGCGCTACTAAGCACTGCAGCAAAATATAAAGTGGACGTAATGGTCCACGAGGCGGCCCGAGATGACATACAGCGCGACAGGGACGTAGTTAGACGCAACATCTCGCTCAGCAAGCTACGCAAGTTTCAGTTCCTTCGAAAAGTGCGTGGGCTCGAGACGGCCGAGTTAGAAAGAAAATTCGGTCCGCTTGGTCGTCCCAACGACATTGTAGACGCCACATTGCTGGATGCTGTTGAGCGCGGCGTGGCTGACTTTTTAGTCACCGAAGATCGTAGGTTACATGAGCGCGCGCGCCGCGTGTCTCCAGAGCTTGGCCGCCGTGTACTCTACGTCGCCGATGCGGTCCAATTGCTGAGGACTACGTATGAGGCAGTTGCTGCTCCAGTTCGCTATGTCGAAGAAGTATATGCCAATGAGATACAGTTAACGGACGACATATTCAGCAGCCTGCGTGAAGACTACCCGTCATTTGACCAGTGGTGGCGCGAAAAATGTGTTCATGAACGGAGAGTATGTTGGGCGGTGTTTGATGAAGGGCTCGCTGGGTTGATCGTTAGGAAAGACGAGACTGCTTCCGACACTGATGCGACAATAAAGGCAAAAAAAATACTTAAGATTTGCACTTTCAAGGTTCGGCCTGAGAAGCGTGGTGTAAAGCTAGGTGAATTGCTTTTGAAGAAGGTTTTTTGGTTCGCCCAAATTAACAGGTATAATCTTGCCTACATAACTACATATAAAACGCAGTCAGCTTTGATAGATCTTCTGGAGTATTATGGATTTCAGAATACCGCGACAAAAAGAGATGGCGAGTTGATATATGAGAAGCCGTTCTCGCAAGGCCCGCTTTTGCCGGTGGCCGGTACTTCAAATTTCGAGCTTGGTCGACTGAACTATCCCCGCTTCGTGACGGGCTGTGGGGTTCGAGCTTTCGGCATTCCTATAAAAGAAGGGTATCACGACACGCTTTATCCCGATTTGCGGAATCCGAAACAGGCGGATCTATTCGAAACGCTCGGGGTAGGTCTGGGGCCAAAACGACCAGGCAACACAATTCGAAAGGTCTACCTTTGCCGCGCTAGTGCGAGCCTGGGGCCGCCCGGTTCTCTCCTGATGTTCTATAAAGGAAAATCAAGAAACCCGCCCTCACAGGCATTAACAGCGATTGGAATTTTTGAAGAGTCATCTGTCGCATCGTCGACGAAGGATCTTATGTTGTTGACGGGTGGGCGATCTGTATATAGCGAGGCCGAGCTGGAGATGTGGAAGGCGACGGAGGGGCGGCCTGTTAAAGTAATAAATTACCTTCTAGTAGCCTATATAGAGCCAGCGGTTTCACTCGAAGAGCTGCGAATTCTCGGAGTGATGCCTGGGCATCCTCCGCAGTCAATATTTAGGATTAGAAATAGACATCTAGAAGATCTTATAGGGAAGATTGATCTCGGGTTTTCTCCGTGGCAGCCAAAGTTATAG
- a CDS encoding histone deacetylase family protein codes for MPLAVVHHPAFAAALPVGHRFPMGKYARLSDILVADGVVAPDGFVVPSEAPESWLRLAHAPAYVDQVLGARVPARIAREIGFPVEATIARRARLSAGATVLASRLALEQGIACTTAGGSHHARRAAGAGFCVFNDVAVAACVLAADGVGRMLVVDLDVHQGDGTAEILAGTPQAFTVSMHAARNYPVRKVAGDLDIGLDDATGDDAYLRTLREMLPPLLDRVSPELVFYNAGVDPHRDDRLGRLALSDDGLRQRDACVIGACRDRGIPIACVIGGGYSDDVDVLAGRHAILHRTAARFV; via the coding sequence ATGCCGCTCGCCGTCGTCCATCATCCCGCCTTCGCCGCCGCCCTGCCGGTCGGCCATCGCTTCCCGATGGGCAAGTACGCCAGGCTGTCCGACATCCTGGTCGCCGACGGCGTCGTCGCGCCCGACGGGTTCGTCGTTCCCTCCGAGGCGCCGGAAAGCTGGCTGCGGCTCGCCCACGCCCCGGCCTATGTCGATCAGGTTCTGGGCGCCCGCGTGCCGGCGCGGATCGCGCGCGAGATCGGCTTTCCGGTGGAGGCGACGATCGCCCGCCGCGCCCGGCTGTCGGCCGGCGCCACGGTGCTGGCGTCGCGGCTGGCGCTGGAACAGGGCATCGCCTGCACGACGGCCGGCGGCAGCCATCACGCGCGCCGCGCCGCCGGGGCGGGGTTCTGCGTCTTCAACGACGTGGCGGTGGCGGCCTGCGTCCTCGCCGCCGACGGGGTCGGGCGGATGCTGGTCGTCGATCTCGACGTCCATCAGGGCGACGGCACGGCGGAGATCCTGGCTGGGACGCCGCAGGCCTTTACGGTCTCGATGCACGCGGCGCGCAACTATCCCGTCCGCAAGGTGGCGGGCGATCTCGATATCGGCCTGGACGATGCCACCGGCGACGACGCCTATCTGCGCACGCTGCGCGAGATGCTGCCGCCGCTGCTCGACCGGGTGTCGCCGGAGCTGGTGTTCTACAACGCCGGGGTCGATCCCCACCGCGACGACCGGCTCGGCCGGCTGGCGCTGTCGGACGACGGCCTGCGGCAACGCGACGCCTGCGTCATCGGCGCCTGCCGCGACCGCGGCATCCCGATCGCCTGCGTCATCGGCGGCGGCTATTCGGACGATGTCGACGTGCTGGCCGGCCGCCACGCGATCCTGCATCGCACGGCGGCCCGCTTTGTCTGA
- a CDS encoding DUF6460 domain-containing protein, protein MANGAFNRFFGGPPGWVIVRLAVISLIVGLIFSALGISPLDIVRNFERILRGIWNLGFEALADLFRYFLLGAVVVVPVWLVMRLTKVGKNGE, encoded by the coding sequence ATGGCCAATGGCGCGTTCAATCGCTTCTTCGGCGGGCCGCCCGGCTGGGTGATCGTCCGGCTGGCGGTGATCTCGCTGATCGTCGGCCTGATCTTTTCCGCGCTCGGCATCAGCCCGCTCGACATCGTGCGCAATTTCGAGCGCATCCTGCGCGGCATCTGGAACCTCGGCTTCGAGGCGCTGGCCGATCTGTTCCGCTACTTCCTGCTCGGCGCCGTTGTGGTCGTCCCGGTGTGGCTGGTGATGCGGCTGACCAAGGTCGGCAAGAACGGCGAATAG